In one window of Episyrphus balteatus chromosome 3, idEpiBalt1.1, whole genome shotgun sequence DNA:
- the LOC129916068 gene encoding sialic acid synthase isoform X2 gives MKEKQETKKKIGCNCVKFQKSCLNSKFTKSALDRPYTGHNSWGNTYGEHKAFLEFSIDEYKILQKYSNDLGIFFSASAMDEVSLDDLRSMDLPFIKIGSGDANNFTLLEKASKIQLPLIISTGMQTMSTIENIVQIMRSSSKTNFALLHCVSSYPTKPEDCNLLTIQLLQKKFPDVVIGYSGHEVVPYISEAAVLLGAKIVERHITLDKKQKGSDHLCSLTPNEFQRLIKSIRYYEDNKLLDVPQSTQFIIDHFNGDENVKKSLGHVYGRDILNCELDCRKKLGKSLVTSKEIRKGEILTLKNIMIKVSEPPGLTAERLKDCLGKPTNKDLKIDEPLQAEDIFEFK, from the exons aaaatcggcTGTAACTGTGTAAAGTTTCAAAAAtcttgtttaaattcaaaatttacaaaaagtgCGCTAGACAGGCCTTATACAGGACACAATTCGTGGGGAAATACATATGGAGAACACAAAGCCTTTCTAGAATTTTCAATAGATGAATATAAGATATTACAGAAATACAGCAATGATCTGGGCATATTTTTTTCAGCTTCAGCAATGGAtgag GTATCATTGGATGACTTACGATCGATGGACTTGCCGTTCATTAAAATTGGCTCTGGAGATGCTAACAATTTTACCTTGTTGGAAAAAGCCTCAAAAATTCAGTTGCCACTCATTATATCCACAGGAATGCAAACTATGTCAACAATTGAAAATATTGTACAAATTATGAGATCGTCCTCCAAGACCAATTTTGCTCTTCTTCATTGTGTATCCTCTTATCCAACAAAACCTGAAGATTGCAATTTGCTTACAATAcaattgttgcaaaaaaaattccctgATGTTGTAATTGGTTATTCTGGTCACGAAGTAGTTCCATATATATCAGAAGCTGCTGTTTTACTTGGAGCAAAAATAGTCGAAAGACATATAACGTTAGATAAAAAGCAAAAAGGTTCCGATCATCTATGTTCCTTAACTCCCAACGAGTTTCAAAGATTAATTAAATCTATAAGATACTATGAAGACAACAAGCTGCTGGATGTACCTCAGTCAACACAATTTATCATCGATCATTTTAATGGGGacgaaaatgtcaaaaaatcttTAGGACATGTATATGGAAGAGACATCTTGAATTGTGAACttgattgccgaaaaaaattagGCAAGTCCTTGGTAACCTCCAAAGAAATTCGCAAAGGAGAGATATTAACATTGAAAAACATTATGATAAAAGTCAGTGAACCACCCGGGCTAACCGCAGAACGACTAAAAGATTGTTTGGGTAAACCTACGAATAAAGATCTTAAAATAGATGAACCACTCCAAGCCGAAGATATTTTCGAgtttaaatga
- the LOC129916068 gene encoding sialic acid synthase isoform X5, which translates to MDEVSLDDLRSMDLPFIKIGSGDANNFTLLEKASKIQLPLIISTGMQTMSTIENIVQIMRSSSKTNFALLHCVSSYPTKPEDCNLLTIQLLQKKFPDVVIGYSGHEVVPYISEAAVLLGAKIVERHITLDKKQKGSDHLCSLTPNEFQRLIKSIRYYEDNKLLDVPQSTQFIIDHFNGDENVKKSLGHVYGRDILNCELDCRKKLGKSLVTSKEIRKGEILTLKNIMIKVSEPPGLTAERLKDCLGKPTNKDLKIDEPLQAEDIFEFK; encoded by the exons ATGGAtgag GTATCATTGGATGACTTACGATCGATGGACTTGCCGTTCATTAAAATTGGCTCTGGAGATGCTAACAATTTTACCTTGTTGGAAAAAGCCTCAAAAATTCAGTTGCCACTCATTATATCCACAGGAATGCAAACTATGTCAACAATTGAAAATATTGTACAAATTATGAGATCGTCCTCCAAGACCAATTTTGCTCTTCTTCATTGTGTATCCTCTTATCCAACAAAACCTGAAGATTGCAATTTGCTTACAATAcaattgttgcaaaaaaaattccctgATGTTGTAATTGGTTATTCTGGTCACGAAGTAGTTCCATATATATCAGAAGCTGCTGTTTTACTTGGAGCAAAAATAGTCGAAAGACATATAACGTTAGATAAAAAGCAAAAAGGTTCCGATCATCTATGTTCCTTAACTCCCAACGAGTTTCAAAGATTAATTAAATCTATAAGATACTATGAAGACAACAAGCTGCTGGATGTACCTCAGTCAACACAATTTATCATCGATCATTTTAATGGGGacgaaaatgtcaaaaaatcttTAGGACATGTATATGGAAGAGACATCTTGAATTGTGAACttgattgccgaaaaaaattagGCAAGTCCTTGGTAACCTCCAAAGAAATTCGCAAAGGAGAGATATTAACATTGAAAAACATTATGATAAAAGTCAGTGAACCACCCGGGCTAACCGCAGAACGACTAAAAGATTGTTTGGGTAAACCTACGAATAAAGATCTTAAAATAGATGAACCACTCCAAGCCGAAGATATTTTCGAgtttaaatga
- the LOC129916068 gene encoding sialic acid synthase isoform X4, with translation MKIGCNCVKFQKSCLNSKFTKSALDRPYTGHNSWGNTYGEHKAFLEFSIDEYKILQKYSNDLGIFFSASAMDEVSLDDLRSMDLPFIKIGSGDANNFTLLEKASKIQLPLIISTGMQTMSTIENIVQIMRSSSKTNFALLHCVSSYPTKPEDCNLLTIQLLQKKFPDVVIGYSGHEVVPYISEAAVLLGAKIVERHITLDKKQKGSDHLCSLTPNEFQRLIKSIRYYEDNKLLDVPQSTQFIIDHFNGDENVKKSLGHVYGRDILNCELDCRKKLGKSLVTSKEIRKGEILTLKNIMIKVSEPPGLTAERLKDCLGKPTNKDLKIDEPLQAEDIFEFK, from the exons aaaatcggcTGTAACTGTGTAAAGTTTCAAAAAtcttgtttaaattcaaaatttacaaaaagtgCGCTAGACAGGCCTTATACAGGACACAATTCGTGGGGAAATACATATGGAGAACACAAAGCCTTTCTAGAATTTTCAATAGATGAATATAAGATATTACAGAAATACAGCAATGATCTGGGCATATTTTTTTCAGCTTCAGCAATGGAtgag GTATCATTGGATGACTTACGATCGATGGACTTGCCGTTCATTAAAATTGGCTCTGGAGATGCTAACAATTTTACCTTGTTGGAAAAAGCCTCAAAAATTCAGTTGCCACTCATTATATCCACAGGAATGCAAACTATGTCAACAATTGAAAATATTGTACAAATTATGAGATCGTCCTCCAAGACCAATTTTGCTCTTCTTCATTGTGTATCCTCTTATCCAACAAAACCTGAAGATTGCAATTTGCTTACAATAcaattgttgcaaaaaaaattccctgATGTTGTAATTGGTTATTCTGGTCACGAAGTAGTTCCATATATATCAGAAGCTGCTGTTTTACTTGGAGCAAAAATAGTCGAAAGACATATAACGTTAGATAAAAAGCAAAAAGGTTCCGATCATCTATGTTCCTTAACTCCCAACGAGTTTCAAAGATTAATTAAATCTATAAGATACTATGAAGACAACAAGCTGCTGGATGTACCTCAGTCAACACAATTTATCATCGATCATTTTAATGGGGacgaaaatgtcaaaaaatcttTAGGACATGTATATGGAAGAGACATCTTGAATTGTGAACttgattgccgaaaaaaattagGCAAGTCCTTGGTAACCTCCAAAGAAATTCGCAAAGGAGAGATATTAACATTGAAAAACATTATGATAAAAGTCAGTGAACCACCCGGGCTAACCGCAGAACGACTAAAAGATTGTTTGGGTAAACCTACGAATAAAGATCTTAAAATAGATGAACCACTCCAAGCCGAAGATATTTTCGAgtttaaatga
- the LOC129916068 gene encoding sialic acid synthase isoform X1, whose amino-acid sequence MPSFKIGNFSIGSPGDSIFIIAEIGQNHQGNIEKAKKLIDEAKKIGCNCVKFQKSCLNSKFTKSALDRPYTGHNSWGNTYGEHKAFLEFSIDEYKILQKYSNDLGIFFSASAMDEVSLDDLRSMDLPFIKIGSGDANNFTLLEKASKIQLPLIISTGMQTMSTIENIVQIMRSSSKTNFALLHCVSSYPTKPEDCNLLTIQLLQKKFPDVVIGYSGHEVVPYISEAAVLLGAKIVERHITLDKKQKGSDHLCSLTPNEFQRLIKSIRYYEDNKLLDVPQSTQFIIDHFNGDENVKKSLGHVYGRDILNCELDCRKKLGKSLVTSKEIRKGEILTLKNIMIKVSEPPGLTAERLKDCLGKPTNKDLKIDEPLQAEDIFEFK is encoded by the exons ATGCCTTCTTTTAAAATTGGTAATTTTTCTATTGGATCGCCAGGAGATTCTATTTTTATAATAGCGGAAATTGGTCAAAATCATcaaggaaatattgaaaaagctaaaaaattaattgatgaagCAAAG aaaatcggcTGTAACTGTGTAAAGTTTCAAAAAtcttgtttaaattcaaaatttacaaaaagtgCGCTAGACAGGCCTTATACAGGACACAATTCGTGGGGAAATACATATGGAGAACACAAAGCCTTTCTAGAATTTTCAATAGATGAATATAAGATATTACAGAAATACAGCAATGATCTGGGCATATTTTTTTCAGCTTCAGCAATGGAtgag GTATCATTGGATGACTTACGATCGATGGACTTGCCGTTCATTAAAATTGGCTCTGGAGATGCTAACAATTTTACCTTGTTGGAAAAAGCCTCAAAAATTCAGTTGCCACTCATTATATCCACAGGAATGCAAACTATGTCAACAATTGAAAATATTGTACAAATTATGAGATCGTCCTCCAAGACCAATTTTGCTCTTCTTCATTGTGTATCCTCTTATCCAACAAAACCTGAAGATTGCAATTTGCTTACAATAcaattgttgcaaaaaaaattccctgATGTTGTAATTGGTTATTCTGGTCACGAAGTAGTTCCATATATATCAGAAGCTGCTGTTTTACTTGGAGCAAAAATAGTCGAAAGACATATAACGTTAGATAAAAAGCAAAAAGGTTCCGATCATCTATGTTCCTTAACTCCCAACGAGTTTCAAAGATTAATTAAATCTATAAGATACTATGAAGACAACAAGCTGCTGGATGTACCTCAGTCAACACAATTTATCATCGATCATTTTAATGGGGacgaaaatgtcaaaaaatcttTAGGACATGTATATGGAAGAGACATCTTGAATTGTGAACttgattgccgaaaaaaattagGCAAGTCCTTGGTAACCTCCAAAGAAATTCGCAAAGGAGAGATATTAACATTGAAAAACATTATGATAAAAGTCAGTGAACCACCCGGGCTAACCGCAGAACGACTAAAAGATTGTTTGGGTAAACCTACGAATAAAGATCTTAAAATAGATGAACCACTCCAAGCCGAAGATATTTTCGAgtttaaatga